One genomic segment of Clostridium estertheticum subsp. estertheticum includes these proteins:
- the guaD gene encoding guanine deaminase yields MRIDYAVKGNIIFTKVFGEYEVIRNGYIVVQGNLVKGVYKKLTEEFRDLKVIDYGNAMIIPGFVDIHLHASQFANLGLGLDMELMPWLEEYTFPEEAKYVDISYAKKVYSSLIRDLWKFGTTRSCVFATIHKESTKLLMDMFARAGLSAYVGKVNMDRNSPQDLTETAVDSIRDTEEILKEYTNKYELVKPIVTPRFVPSCSFDLLKNLGILAKEYNAPIQSHLSENYSEISFVKELHPNCKNYTSVYNEVGLLGDVPTIMAHCVLVDADEIELLARKKVFIAHCPSSNCNLASGNAPIRKLLEKGVKVGLGSDISAGNSLSMMDIIVNAAQVSNIKWIESGRVDKPLNLSELFYLATKGGGEFFEKVGSFEEGYEFDALVIDDSSMPTFKTFSIEERFQRFIYTGDDRNIKVRYVAGREIEEPEFCF; encoded by the coding sequence ATGCGCATTGATTATGCAGTTAAAGGAAATATCATATTTACTAAAGTATTTGGTGAATATGAGGTAATTAGGAATGGATATATAGTAGTGCAAGGAAATCTTGTCAAAGGTGTTTATAAAAAACTTACTGAAGAGTTTAGAGATTTAAAAGTAATAGATTATGGGAATGCAATGATAATACCTGGATTTGTAGATATACATTTGCATGCATCACAGTTTGCAAATTTGGGACTCGGGCTAGATATGGAACTAATGCCATGGCTTGAAGAGTATACTTTTCCTGAGGAAGCTAAATATGTAGATATTAGTTATGCTAAAAAAGTATACTCATCTTTAATAAGAGATTTGTGGAAATTTGGAACAACAAGGTCATGTGTTTTTGCTACAATCCATAAAGAGTCAACAAAGTTACTAATGGATATGTTTGCGCGAGCTGGCCTATCAGCATATGTAGGGAAAGTTAATATGGACAGAAATTCTCCACAAGATTTAACAGAAACAGCAGTGGACTCAATTCGTGATACAGAGGAAATACTTAAAGAATACACAAACAAATATGAGTTAGTAAAACCTATAGTAACACCGAGATTTGTTCCAAGTTGTAGTTTTGATCTTTTAAAAAATCTTGGAATTCTTGCGAAAGAATATAATGCTCCTATACAGTCACATTTGAGTGAGAATTATAGCGAAATAAGTTTTGTTAAAGAACTTCACCCAAATTGTAAAAACTATACGAGTGTCTATAATGAAGTTGGATTACTTGGAGATGTACCTACTATAATGGCTCATTGTGTTTTGGTTGACGCAGATGAAATAGAACTTTTGGCAAGAAAAAAGGTATTTATAGCACATTGTCCTAGTTCAAATTGTAATTTAGCAAGTGGCAATGCGCCTATTAGAAAATTGCTTGAAAAAGGAGTTAAAGTAGGCCTTGGAAGTGATATATCAGCAGGAAATTCATTATCAATGATGGATATCATAGTAAATGCTGCTCAAGTTTCAAATATAAAATGGATTGAAAGTGGGAGGGTAGACAAACCTTTAAATTTATCAGAATTATTTTATCTTGCAACAAAAGGTGGAGGTGAATTCTTTGAAAAAGTGGGGAGCTTTGAAGAGGGATACGAATTTGATGCTCTAGTCATTGATGACAGTAGTATGCCAACTTTTAAAACATTTTCAATAGAAGAAAGGTTTCAAAGGTTTATTTATACTGGGGATGATAGAAATATAAAAGTAAGATATGTAGCTGGCAGAGAAATAGAAGAACCAGAATTTTGTTTTTAA
- the ssnA gene encoding putative aminohydrolase SsnA, with product MLLIGNGKVITRDNFKPIIDDGCIAVIENKIVEIGITKDLKNKYSDAEFINAEGKLIMPGFINTHMHYYSTFARGMASDSPKATKLSEILKGLWWRLDKTLTLEDVYYSALVPMIDQVRNGVTTVFDHHASPSAVTGSLFKIADAAKEIGIRSNLCYETSDRDGEKKCDEGIEENVAFIKYCNNKNDDMIKGMFGLHASMTISDKTLYKCLDSIVNLNTGFHVHTGEGIEDAKDCMQKYGKGIVERWYDAGALCDKTIAVHCIHIKEKEMDLLKEKNTIVVHNPESNMGNAVGVAPILEMYKKGILLGLGTDGYTTDMMESYKVANIIHKHVKGDSTVAWNEIPDMLFNNNRIITERFIDGKVGILKEGALADIIIVDYNPPTPINENNINSHLIFGINGRSVDTTIINGRVVMENRKLVNIDEEKIMARSRELASDVWKRF from the coding sequence ATGTTATTAATCGGGAACGGAAAAGTTATAACAAGGGATAATTTTAAACCAATTATTGATGATGGATGTATTGCTGTTATTGAAAATAAGATTGTAGAGATTGGAATAACGAAGGACCTTAAAAACAAATATAGCGATGCAGAGTTTATTAATGCGGAGGGCAAACTTATTATGCCAGGTTTTATAAACACTCATATGCACTATTATAGTACTTTTGCTAGGGGAATGGCCAGTGACAGTCCTAAAGCTACAAAATTATCTGAAATACTGAAAGGTTTATGGTGGAGACTTGATAAAACATTGACTTTAGAGGATGTATATTATAGTGCGCTTGTACCTATGATTGATCAAGTTAGAAATGGAGTTACAACTGTTTTCGATCATCATGCAAGTCCGAGTGCAGTTACTGGAAGTTTATTTAAAATTGCAGATGCAGCAAAAGAAATAGGAATTAGAAGTAATTTATGTTATGAAACTTCAGATAGAGATGGAGAAAAAAAATGCGATGAAGGTATTGAAGAAAATGTAGCATTCATTAAATATTGTAATAATAAAAATGATGATATGATCAAAGGAATGTTTGGGCTTCATGCCTCAATGACGATATCAGACAAAACTTTATATAAATGTTTAGATTCAATTGTAAATTTAAATACTGGATTTCATGTTCATACTGGTGAAGGTATTGAAGATGCAAAGGACTGCATGCAAAAGTATGGCAAAGGCATTGTAGAGCGGTGGTATGATGCTGGCGCTTTATGTGATAAGACAATAGCAGTACATTGTATTCACATTAAAGAAAAAGAAATGGATTTGTTAAAAGAAAAAAATACAATAGTTGTTCATAACCCTGAATCTAATATGGGAAATGCAGTAGGCGTTGCTCCTATTCTTGAAATGTACAAGAAGGGTATATTATTAGGGCTTGGTACAGATGGATATACGACAGACATGATGGAATCTTATAAAGTAGCCAATATTATTCATAAACACGTAAAAGGCGACTCTACAGTTGCGTGGAATGAAATTCCAGATATGCTATTTAATAATAATAGAATAATTACTGAGAGATTTATTGATGGAAAAGTTGGTATTTTAAAAGAAGGAGCATTGGCAGATATCATAATAGTAGATTACAATCCTCCAACACCAATCAATGAAAATAATATTAATAGTCATTTGATCTTTGGTATTAATGGACGATCTGTTGATACAACAATAATTAACGGCAGGGTTGTTATGGAAAATAGAAAATTAGTTAACATTGATGAAGAAAAAATTATGGCAAGAAGTAGAGAACTTGCAAGTGATGTCTGGAAGCGCTTTTAA
- a CDS encoding TetR/AcrR family transcriptional regulator, which translates to MSNDVKQKILDAAMEIVSKEKISGTRMRMIAQEANMSQSNLHYHFTSKNDILISLLDKMQEEFSNDRKNYISLENKTVNQNIRGFFDQKKNDILNKKKFDYTQIDYWVQGTVNEEIRLKFQNTFEIWRESIREVLSKGEQIEEKDQKYLDMLPYLTVSLMLGASLQYLIDEGKFDLDEYFNLAEKMIFGKIIRK; encoded by the coding sequence ATGTCTAATGATGTTAAACAAAAGATACTTGATGCTGCAATGGAAATCGTGTCGAAAGAGAAGATTAGTGGTACTCGTATGCGTATGATTGCGCAGGAGGCTAATATGAGTCAATCAAATTTACATTATCATTTCACATCAAAAAATGATATATTGATTTCTCTTTTAGATAAGATGCAAGAAGAATTTTCTAATGATCGTAAAAATTATATTAGTTTGGAAAATAAAACTGTAAACCAAAATATTAGAGGCTTTTTTGATCAGAAAAAAAATGATATTCTCAACAAGAAAAAATTTGATTATACACAAATTGATTATTGGGTTCAAGGAACAGTGAATGAAGAAATAAGATTAAAGTTTCAAAATACGTTTGAAATTTGGCGTGAGAGTATTCGAGAGGTTTTAAGTAAAGGTGAGCAAATAGAAGAAAAGGATCAAAAGTATTTGGACATGTTGCCATATTTAACTGTGTCCTTAATGTTAGGAGCTTCTTTGCAATATCTTATTGATGAGGGCAAATTTGATCTAGATGAATATTTTAATTTAGCAGAAAAAATGATATTTGGTAAAATTATAAGAAAATGA
- the hydA gene encoding dihydropyrimidinase: MGILLIGGKVVTAVDAYYADVRIENDKIRSIGSDLGKTDDEIIDAHGCYIIPGGIDTHTHFALNVGTMTTADDFKSGTKAAIVGGTTTIIDYATQNKGGSLKEALHAQHEKSAGVCYCDYGFHMGITDWNDEVALEMEEMIKEGVTSFKLYMAYKGNLQVDDGVILKALKKSRETKTLLCFHCENGDVIDELINEAKTKGHISPYYHVRTRPVEAEREAITRLLNFSEIMDTPVYIVHLSSREGLLSILDAKKRGVKVFVETCPQYLLLNDSCYGEEKSDSFEGAKSVISPPLRKDYDQEALWKGISQGEIKTIGSDHCSFNYKGQKDIGINDFTKIPNGAPGVENRMGLIYTYGVVSGKISINEMVAITSTNAAKTFGMFPQKGTIAIGSDADIVVWDPNFKSYITAVNQTQKVDYNLFEGFEQQGRVLHEFLRGNKVISNGELVEKEPLGKYIFRKINK; the protein is encoded by the coding sequence TTGGGTATTTTGCTCATTGGCGGTAAAGTCGTAACTGCAGTGGATGCTTATTATGCAGATGTGCGAATAGAAAACGATAAAATTAGATCAATTGGTAGTGATTTAGGAAAAACAGATGACGAAATAATAGATGCTCATGGTTGTTATATTATACCTGGTGGAATAGATACTCATACACATTTTGCTTTAAATGTGGGCACTATGACAACAGCAGATGATTTCAAAAGTGGAACAAAAGCTGCAATTGTTGGTGGAACTACTACAATAATCGATTATGCAACTCAAAATAAGGGAGGGTCTTTAAAAGAGGCTCTTCATGCACAACATGAAAAATCTGCTGGAGTTTGTTACTGTGATTATGGTTTCCATATGGGTATCACCGACTGGAATGATGAAGTAGCACTTGAAATGGAAGAAATGATCAAAGAAGGAGTAACTTCATTTAAGCTATATATGGCTTACAAGGGTAATCTTCAAGTGGATGATGGAGTAATATTAAAAGCACTTAAAAAAAGCAGAGAAACCAAAACATTGTTATGCTTTCACTGTGAAAATGGGGATGTAATTGATGAACTTATAAATGAGGCAAAAACTAAGGGTCATATTTCTCCATATTATCATGTTAGGACTAGACCAGTTGAAGCTGAAAGAGAAGCTATAACAAGACTTTTAAATTTTTCAGAGATTATGGATACACCGGTATATATTGTGCATTTAAGTTCAAGAGAAGGTTTACTAAGTATTCTTGATGCTAAAAAAAGAGGAGTAAAAGTTTTTGTTGAAACTTGCCCTCAGTATTTACTTTTAAATGATTCATGTTATGGAGAAGAAAAGAGTGATAGTTTTGAGGGAGCAAAATCTGTGATCTCACCTCCACTTAGAAAAGATTATGATCAGGAAGCATTGTGGAAAGGCATAAGCCAGGGAGAAATAAAAACTATTGGATCAGATCATTGTTCTTTTAATTACAAAGGGCAAAAGGATATTGGAATTAACGACTTCACAAAAATTCCAAATGGAGCGCCAGGTGTGGAGAATAGAATGGGGCTAATTTATACTTATGGAGTAGTAAGTGGCAAGATAAGTATAAATGAAATGGTTGCAATAACTTCAACTAATGCAGCAAAAACATTTGGAATGTTTCCACAAAAAGGAACAATCGCTATTGGAAGTGATGCAGATATAGTAGTTTGGGATCCTAATTTTAAATCATATATTACAGCTGTTAATCAAACTCAAAAGGTAGATTACAATCTTTTTGAAGGATTTGAGCAACAGGGTAGAGTACTACATGAGTTTTTAAGAGGAAATAAAGTAATTTCTAATGGGGAATTGGTTGAAAAAGAACCTCTTGGTAAATATATTTTTAGAAAGATAAATAAGTAG
- the dpaL gene encoding diaminopropionate ammonia-lyase produces MRDVESIKYITNEDSRKVDNKKASVEFIDKKEVKKVRSFHKSFLEYKVTPLHSLKELSKELGVSNIWVKDESYRFGLNAFKVLGGSYAVGKYLADKLNMDISELSFEKLRSKEIKEKLGDITFVTATDGNHGRGIAWAAKQLGQKSVVFMPKGSSEVRLNNIRKEGAEASITDLNYDDAVRLANKYADEHNGVMVQDSAWEGYTDIPTWIMQGYATLIDEAIEQIKEEGDILTHVFLQVGVGSFAGSIQGYLAAEFGADRPITTIVEPNEAACIFNSIKEKDGKPHVVTGYMPTIMAGLACGEPNIVSFGILRDYADMYISCPDYVTARGMRILGNPLKGDPKVISGESGAVCLGMVSLILGDDNLKEISEKLKLNKDSKILVISTEGDTDPISYKNIVWDGAYASL; encoded by the coding sequence ATGAGAGATGTAGAATCAATAAAATACATTACTAATGAAGATTCGAGAAAAGTAGATAATAAGAAAGCATCTGTAGAATTTATTGATAAGAAAGAAGTTAAAAAGGTTAGGAGTTTCCATAAAAGCTTTTTAGAATATAAAGTAACGCCACTTCATAGTTTAAAGGAATTGTCTAAAGAATTAGGAGTCAGTAACATATGGGTAAAAGACGAATCTTATAGATTTGGACTAAATGCTTTTAAAGTACTGGGTGGTTCATATGCTGTTGGTAAATACCTTGCTGATAAATTAAATATGGACATTTCAGAGCTCTCTTTTGAAAAACTAAGATCTAAAGAGATTAAAGAAAAGCTTGGAGATATTACTTTTGTTACGGCAACTGACGGTAATCATGGTAGAGGGATTGCTTGGGCAGCTAAGCAGTTAGGACAAAAATCAGTAGTATTTATGCCAAAAGGATCTTCGGAGGTAAGATTAAATAATATAAGAAAAGAGGGAGCAGAAGCTTCAATAACAGATTTAAATTATGATGATGCTGTAAGACTCGCAAATAAGTATGCAGATGAGCATAATGGAGTAATGGTTCAAGATAGCGCCTGGGAAGGTTATACTGATATTCCAACTTGGATCATGCAAGGATATGCAACACTTATAGATGAAGCAATAGAGCAGATAAAGGAGGAAGGAGATATTCTTACTCATGTATTTCTACAAGTAGGTGTAGGTTCTTTCGCTGGAAGTATACAAGGATATTTAGCAGCTGAATTTGGCGCAGACAGACCAATAACCACTATAGTTGAACCAAATGAGGCAGCATGTATATTTAACTCTATTAAAGAAAAAGATGGAAAACCCCATGTAGTGACAGGATATATGCCAACAATAATGGCGGGACTTGCATGTGGAGAACCCAATATTGTTAGCTTTGGAATCTTAAGAGATTATGCTGATATGTATATATCCTGTCCTGATTATGTAACGGCAAGGGGTATGAGAATACTTGGGAATCCATTAAAGGGAGATCCTAAAGTTATTTCTGGAGAATCTGGCGCAGTTTGTTTGGGAATGGTGAGCTTGATTTTAGGTGATGATAATTTAAAAGAAATATCTGAAAAATTAAAATTAAATAAGGATTCAAAAATACTTGTTATAAGTACAGAAGGAGATACTGATCCGATTAGTTATAAGAATATAGTTTGGGATGGAGCATATGCAAGTTTATAA
- the ilvA gene encoding threonine ammonia-lyase, whose translation MQKSALKSLSNRTLEDHFLEIQKAQANLNGVTLKTGLIYSDVFSNESGNSVYIKPENLQITGAFKLRGAYNKLCSLTSSERERGVIASSAGNHAQGVAYSAQKLGILATIVMPKTTPLIKVEATKSYGATVVLFGDCYDEAYTEAKRLEKEHNYVFVHPFDDLDVMYGQGTIACEIVEEIKDIDCILVPVGGGGLIAGIALAAKALNPSIKIIGVEPEGAKAMKDSIDCKKVVHLETVCTIADGVAVKKPGDLSFEIIRNYVDEIVTVSDFDIMESFLLLLEKHKLIAEASGALSFAGLKKIKEKGKKVACVLSGGNIDVVTISSMIDKGLVSRGRLFCFSLEMSDIPGELVKVSTILANACANVVKLDHNQFKTNDRFMQVQLEITVETNGHDHVNAIINALGKEGYKVNKIY comes from the coding sequence ATGCAAAAATCAGCATTAAAATCATTATCAAATCGTACATTAGAAGATCATTTTTTAGAAATTCAAAAGGCGCAGGCAAATTTAAATGGTGTAACTTTAAAAACGGGCCTTATATACAGTGACGTATTTAGTAATGAATCTGGGAATTCCGTTTATATTAAACCTGAAAATCTACAAATAACTGGTGCCTTTAAACTTCGTGGAGCCTATAATAAGTTGTGTAGCTTAACATCTTCGGAAAGAGAAAGAGGGGTAATTGCATCATCTGCTGGAAATCATGCACAAGGAGTTGCATATTCTGCTCAAAAGTTAGGTATTTTAGCTACCATAGTAATGCCTAAAACAACCCCTCTTATTAAAGTTGAAGCCACGAAAAGCTATGGCGCAACTGTAGTTTTATTTGGAGATTGTTATGACGAAGCTTATACAGAAGCAAAAAGATTAGAGAAAGAACATAATTATGTTTTTGTACACCCATTTGATGATTTGGATGTAATGTATGGCCAAGGTACCATAGCCTGCGAAATAGTGGAAGAAATAAAAGACATCGATTGTATTCTTGTGCCTGTTGGTGGTGGTGGGTTAATTGCAGGAATTGCACTTGCAGCAAAGGCCTTGAACCCAAGCATTAAAATAATAGGTGTAGAACCTGAAGGTGCAAAAGCAATGAAGGATTCTATTGACTGTAAAAAAGTCGTACACCTTGAAACAGTTTGCACTATAGCTGATGGTGTGGCTGTAAAAAAACCTGGAGACCTATCCTTTGAGATCATCAGAAATTACGTAGATGAAATTGTAACTGTTTCAGACTTTGATATAATGGAATCCTTTCTTCTTCTTTTAGAAAAGCACAAACTTATTGCAGAAGCTTCTGGTGCCTTATCATTTGCAGGACTTAAGAAAATAAAAGAAAAAGGTAAAAAAGTAGCCTGCGTTTTAAGCGGTGGAAATATTGACGTTGTTACAATATCCTCGATGATAGATAAAGGTTTAGTTTCAAGGGGAAGACTCTTCTGCTTCAGTTTAGAAATGTCAGATATTCCTGGAGAATTAGTCAAAGTTTCAACTATCCTTGCAAACGCATGTGCCAATGTAGTTAAACTAGACCATAATCAATTTAAAACTAATGATCGTTTTATGCAAGTTCAACTTGAAATTACTGTAGAAACAAATGGTCATGATCATGTTAATGCCATTATAAATGCATTAGGTAAAGAAGGATATAAAGTTAATAAAATATATTAA
- a CDS encoding NCS2 family permease: MKIDIIKEKSSFLESYFHLKENKSNVKTEILAGITTFVTMAYIIFVNPNILKLAGMNSANAIGDAATKFTVGTDPIVSAVFVATCIAAAIGTFIMGFYANLPFAQAPGMGLNAFFTYTVCLTLGFTWHQALSCVLMSGILFIIITVTSIREKIVDAIPQNLKYAISGGIGLYIALIGLKSGGVIVANQATLVGFGNFTKAGTLLTIIGITITGILMARGVKGSILIGIISTTIIGIPLGITSLANIHVFSAPPSLAPTFAAFDFSGLLSKGGTSVGGAILSVFMVVITICLVDLFDTIGTLVGTATKAGMLDETGKVLRMKKALLCDAVATTAGAFLGTSTVSTYVESTAGVSEGGRTGLTSVTVGVLFILSLFFSGLVGLVPGQATAPALVIVGVLMMSTIKNINFDDFTEALPAFFTIALMPFTYSIANGIAAAMIFYPIMKIATGRQKELSPIVYILAVLFLLRYILLPFV, from the coding sequence ATGAAAATCGATATAATTAAAGAAAAATCTTCATTTTTGGAATCTTATTTTCATTTGAAGGAAAATAAATCGAATGTAAAGACAGAAATACTTGCTGGAATCACTACTTTTGTTACAATGGCATACATTATATTTGTCAATCCTAATATTCTAAAACTAGCTGGTATGAACTCAGCAAACGCAATAGGTGATGCGGCTACAAAGTTTACTGTAGGTACTGATCCAATAGTATCTGCTGTTTTTGTAGCTACTTGCATTGCAGCAGCTATTGGTACATTTATAATGGGATTTTATGCTAATTTGCCTTTTGCTCAGGCTCCAGGGATGGGTCTTAATGCGTTTTTCACTTATACAGTATGTCTAACACTAGGATTCACTTGGCATCAGGCGTTATCATGTGTATTAATGTCAGGAATATTATTCATAATTATTACAGTAACTTCGATACGAGAGAAGATAGTTGATGCGATACCTCAGAATCTAAAGTATGCAATATCTGGAGGTATTGGATTATATATAGCTCTTATTGGACTTAAATCTGGTGGCGTAATAGTTGCAAATCAAGCAACATTAGTTGGTTTTGGAAACTTTACAAAGGCAGGGACGCTTCTTACTATAATAGGAATTACAATAACGGGTATATTGATGGCTAGAGGGGTTAAGGGTTCAATTCTTATTGGAATAATTTCAACCACAATAATAGGTATTCCACTTGGAATTACATCCCTTGCAAATATACATGTTTTCAGTGCACCTCCATCACTTGCTCCTACATTTGCAGCATTTGATTTTAGTGGTCTCTTATCAAAAGGAGGTACTTCGGTAGGTGGTGCTATTCTTAGTGTTTTTATGGTTGTTATAACAATTTGTTTAGTTGATCTTTTTGATACTATTGGAACACTTGTTGGAACTGCTACAAAAGCAGGGATGCTTGACGAGACTGGTAAGGTGCTAAGAATGAAAAAAGCCCTTTTGTGTGATGCAGTAGCAACAACTGCAGGTGCTTTCTTAGGAACAAGTACAGTTTCAACATATGTTGAATCTACAGCTGGCGTTTCAGAAGGAGGAAGAACTGGACTTACTTCAGTAACAGTAGGAGTATTGTTTATTCTATCACTATTTTTCTCAGGCCTTGTTGGATTGGTTCCTGGGCAGGCAACAGCACCAGCACTTGTGATAGTAGGCGTTTTAATGATGTCTACCATTAAAAATATAAATTTCGATGACTTTACAGAAGCACTTCCAGCGTTTTTTACTATAGCACTAATGCCTTTTACTTATAGTATAGCTAATGGAATTGCAGCTGCTATGATTTTCTACCCAATAATGAAAATAGCCACAGGTAGGCAAAAGGAACTGAGTCCAATTGTATATATACTTGCCGTATTGTTCCTTCTAAGATATATTTTACTTCCTTTTGTGTAA
- a CDS encoding YgeY family selenium metabolism-linked hydrolase: MGAIINKAEILKRAERNKSDMFKFLRDMIAIPSESSNEKKVIERIKEEMLKVGFDKVDIDPMGNILGYIGHGKHIIAMDAHIDTVSIGDINLWENDPYKGYEDDEVIGGRGGSDQEGGMASMVYAGKIIKELHLEDDYTLIVTGTVQEEDCDGLPWQYIINESKIIPEFVVITEPTSCNIYRGHRGRMEIKVTTHGISCHGSAPERGDNAIFKMAPILNELKELNERLIDNAFLGKGTLTVSEIFFSSPSRCAVADGCSVSIDRRLTDKETWEYAIAQIKDLPSVKEAKAEVEMYNYERPSYTGLIYPTECYFPTWVLPEQHVACQTLVESYIGLFNKEPLVDKWTFSTNAVSIMGRYNIPCIGFGPGHEDQAHAPNEKTWKDELVKCAAMYALIPKIYMNKTIGK, encoded by the coding sequence ATGGGAGCAATTATAAATAAGGCAGAGATTTTAAAGAGAGCAGAAAGAAATAAATCGGATATGTTTAAGTTTTTAAGAGATATGATAGCAATTCCAAGTGAAAGCTCTAATGAAAAAAAGGTAATTGAGAGAATTAAAGAAGAAATGTTAAAGGTTGGATTTGATAAGGTAGACATAGATCCTATGGGAAATATACTCGGTTATATAGGACATGGAAAACATATTATTGCTATGGATGCACATATCGATACAGTTTCAATAGGTGATATAAATTTATGGGAAAATGATCCATATAAAGGGTATGAGGACGATGAAGTGATAGGTGGTAGAGGTGGATCTGATCAAGAAGGCGGAATGGCTTCTATGGTTTATGCAGGAAAAATTATTAAGGAACTTCATCTTGAGGATGATTATACATTAATAGTTACAGGTACAGTTCAAGAGGAAGATTGTGATGGATTGCCATGGCAGTATATAATAAATGAGAGCAAAATAATACCTGAATTTGTAGTAATTACTGAGCCAACTTCTTGTAATATATATAGAGGGCATAGAGGACGCATGGAAATAAAAGTTACAACACATGGTATTAGCTGTCACGGATCCGCACCAGAAAGAGGAGATAATGCTATATTTAAAATGGCACCTATACTTAATGAATTAAAGGAGTTAAATGAGAGACTAATTGATAATGCTTTCCTTGGAAAAGGAACGTTAACAGTATCTGAAATCTTTTTTTCATCACCTTCAAGGTGCGCTGTGGCAGATGGATGTTCAGTTTCAATAGACAGAAGACTTACTGATAAAGAAACATGGGAATATGCCATTGCGCAAATAAAAGATCTACCTTCTGTAAAAGAAGCAAAAGCTGAAGTGGAAATGTACAATTATGAAAGACCATCATACACCGGGCTTATTTATCCAACGGAGTGCTATTTCCCAACTTGGGTTTTGCCTGAGCAGCATGTTGCTTGCCAAACACTTGTAGAATCATATATTGGCCTTTTTAACAAGGAGCCATTAGTTGATAAATGGACATTTTCCACAAATGCAGTGTCAATAATGGGTAGATACAATATACCTTGTATTGGATTTGGACCAGGACATGAAGATCAAGCACATGCACCAAATGAAAAAACATGGAAAGATGAATTGGTTAAATGTGCAGCGATGTATGCATTAATACCCAAAATTTATATGAACAAAACAATTGGAAAATAA